AGCGAAAGGAGAAATAAAATGCTTAGATGGGAATTTAAAAAAATTATAAAAGAAAAAACAAGTATTATAGCATTAGTATTATTAGCAGTTATGTTTTTACAAATAAGCTTTATGAAACCAATGCTAGAAACACAAAATGAATATTTTGATGAAAGTAAAAATGAGTACTTTGTAGATAAAAGAGATAAAGAGGTTATAGCTAATGAAAAGCTACAAAATAAGGTTGCACAAATTAATGCAAGTCTTAAGTCTATACCATCTGATGGACAAACAAAGGCGTTAAGCAAAATGTCTAATGAAAAAATAAAACTAGATGATGGTAGTAAATATGAAAATGTAGATTTTTATAAAGTATTTTCTTATAGAGTTGACTTTGGTCTATCAATAATGATTATGATAATAATTTTAGTTATGATTTGTTCTAATTTATATGTAGACGAGCAAATATCAAATGTAGCACCTATAATGTTATCATCAAAAAATAAGAATAAAGCATTAAATTTAAAATTATTAATAGCAATATTTTTACCTGTAATATTATACGCAGTGTATATATTAGGTACAAGTATAATAACTTATATTCAATATGGTAATCCACTTAATGGAAGCTTACAAGCATATAGAATATCTGATATAGCACTATTAATAAAGCCATTAACAATAAATCAATATGTTATAGGTCAAATGTTAACATCATTACTTATGCTAATGGGAATATCTCTAGCTACTTTGTTTAGCTCATTTATAAGCGATAACTCAGTAAAATCAATTGGATTATCAGTTGGATTTATAGCATTAGCAAAAATATTAATTATGTTCAAGTTTTTACCAGCAAAAGTTTTACAGTTATTAGTGATAGGAAACTATGTAGATGTTATGATGGGAATGAGTAAAATAAGCGGATTTTACAATGGAAATATAAGTATTTTATCAAAATCACTAGACTTATCAAATTTATGTGTAAGTATATATAGTTTGATAGCCACAGCTTTAGTACTTGGAAATATTTATTGTATTAAAAAAGTTTTAACTAAGTAGATCATCAATATATACACTTAGTTGAAAAATATTGATTTAAATTAGCGAAATTTAATTTATATAAAAATAATAGGAGGAAGTAATAATGAACGTATTAGAATTAAAAAATGTAACTAAAACATATAAGCATAAAAATGCTAATGAAAATATAAATTTAACTTTAGAAAGTGGTGTTTATGGACTTTTAGGACCAAATGGTGCTGGGAAATCTACTTTAATGAAACAAATGGCTACTATAACAAGCCCAACATCTGGAAAGATATTATATAACAATAAAGATGTTGAAAGTTTAGATGAACAATATAGAGAAGTAGTTGGATACTTACCACAAGACTTTGATGCATATAAAAACTTCAAAGCTAAAGAGTTTTTAATGTATATGGCTGCTTTAAAAGGAATGGATAAAAAAGAAAGTAAAAAAAGAGTTGACGAGTTATTAGAATTAGTAGGATTATCACAAGTTTCAAATAAGTTAGTATCTAAATTTTCAGGAGGTATGAAAAGAAGAGTAGGGATAGCTCAAGCTCTTTTAAACAATCCTAAAATACTAATACTAGATGAACCTACGGCAGGTCTTGATCCACAAGAAAGAACTAGATTTAGAAATCTTTTATCTCAAATAGGTAGAGAAACTATAGTTATACTTTCAACTCATATAATATCTGATATAGAAAGTGTAGCAAAAAAAACTATAATGATAAAAGATGGAAAGGTATTACTTCAAGGTACTCATAAAGAAATACTTGAAGATATGAATGGTAAAGTATACACAGTAACAACAACTGATGAAAGTGTTATAAATGAAATACAAAGAAACTATAAGGTAGTTAGTATAAATCGTGGAATAGAAGATACAAGTGTAAGATTTATAAGTGAAACTAAGCCAAGTTATGAAAATATCGAAGCTACTAATCCTAGATTTGAAGATGTATATATGTTCTACTTCGAACTAGAAGATGCAAGGGAGGTATAATTATGTTTTCAGTTATAAAATGGGAAATTAAAAAAAGCTTTAAGCCAGGAGTATTTGTACTTTGGGCATTAGGATTATTTTTAGGATATGTAGCAGTATATACTTCAACAGGTGTTACTGATGCTTATGCTGATGTATTTTCTAAGTATTATGGAATTGCCCCAATAATGGGACTTGCAATGTTTTCTATGTTTGCTGGAAGCTTTGTACTAGAGTATAACTCAGGTATGGATTCTCTTATAAAAGCTAGCAAAAATGGTAAAAAACAATTAGTAATATCGAAGTTTATAGCTAACGGAATATCTGCAAGTATAGTTAATTTATCTATATATGTAGTAATGATAATAAAAGTAACTAGTAAACATAACGTAGAAGGATTAAATTTACCACTTAAAAAATTATGGTATTTTGGAAATAGTGGTTCAAATATAACAGTACTTCAGATGATATTAATAACAGCAATAACTGTAATAATTGGTTCATTTATATTTGCAGCACTAGGATTATTTTTATCATCAATAAGTAAAAATGCATTTGTACCTTTTGTATTTGGTGGTTTAATAATGGGGATACCTTATATATTATCAGGATGGGTTCCTAATGCTAAAATATTTACAAATTCACCACTATGGGGAATGTATAGTGGGCAACTTATAAGATATGATGCATCTATAATTGCATGGATAGTATTTGCAGTAATAGCAACGGCTGGAACAGGTGTATTATATAATTTAACTAGAAATACTTTCTTAAAAGAAAGATAATATAAAATACAAAATTAAGCTATTTTGAAATATATTAATTGTTAAAATTATGCATTTTGGAGTAGCTATTTTTGGTATACTAAGATATAAATAAACATCAGGAGGGTAATATGAATATAAACATAAAGGATAGTAAAATACTTATAGTAGATGATGAATCTGAAATATTAAACTTATTAAAAATAGCACTTAAAAAAGAAGGATTTGAAAATATATATGAAGCACAAACTGGAAAATATGCAATCGAAAAATTTGAACAAAATAGCCCAGACTTAGCAATATTAGATGTTATGCTTCCTGATATGGAAGGATATGATATATGTAAACATATAAGAAAAACATCTAATATACCAGTATTATTTTTATCAGCAAAAGGTGAAGAACTAGACAGAGTTATGGGGCTTGCAATAGGAGCTGACGATTATATAACAAAGCCATTTAGCTTAAAAGAAGTAGCTCTTAGAGTTAAAATTCAGTTAAAAAGAAACTTTATGATAAGCGAAATGTCAAAAGAGGTTGAAGAAATAAAAGAGAAAAAATTATCATTTGGACCGTTTGAAATCGATGAAGATAAAATTGAAGTTAAGAAAAATGGAGAAGTTATAGACTTAAAACCAAAGGAATATAAAATGTTTTTATATATGATGAAACATAAAAATCAAATAATAAGTAAAGAAAAATTCTGTGATGAAGTTTGGGGAGAAGACTTTTTTGGATTTGATAATACTATAATGGTACACATAAGAAGGCTTAGAGAAAAAATAGAAGAGAACCCTTCAAAGCCAAGATATATTGTAAATGTAAAAGGATTAGGATACAAACTTGTAGATAAGGAAAATTAGATATGAATATGAAATGGAAATTAACTTTAAGGTATGTATTAAGTATAGCTTTTGTAGCTATATTTGTAGTAATACTTAATATAATTGCATTGATGTCTTTAACATTTTACAGTGCAAGTCAAGATAAAAATGGACATGATTGGCATAATGGTGTTGGTTATTACACAAGAAATTTTCAAAATTATATACAAATAGATGAAAATGATAAACTAATTATAAATGAAGAAGGCAAAAAATCATTAGATAAAAATAACTTGTGGGTACAAATATTAGATAAAGACTCAAAGGAAGTTTATAGCTATAAAAAACCTAGTGATGTTAATGAGAAGCATACTCCAATCGAACTTATAAATGGATACAAGTATAGCCATGGATTTGGTGGACATTCTGATATATTAGCCGGACAAAAAAAATTAAAAAATGAAAGTTATACATATTTAATTGGTTTTCCTATGAGATATATTACTAAATATACATTTATAATGGAAAATGATACGCTAATAAGATACATAAGAAAAGCTATTTATGTAATAATAATTATAGATTTTTTAATTGCTGCTGTATTTGGATACATATTTAGTAAAGGACTTACAAGACCAGTTAAAAAAATTATAACGGGTGTAGATGATTTAGCTGATGGAAATTATGATGTGTATTACAAAGAAAAAGGAGTATACAGCAAAGTATTTGGAAAATTAAATAGTTTATCAGATACACTTAAATCTAATGAAATAGAAAGAGTAAAAATAGAAAAAATGAGAGAAGATTGGATTGCAAATATTTCTCATGATATAAAGACACCTTTATCATCAATAAAAGGATATGCTGAAGTATTGAGCGAGGACTATGATTTTACAAGTGAGGAAATATCAGAGTTTGCAAATATAATAAATTCAAAAGCTGACTATATTAAAGAATTAGTAGATGATTTAAACTTAACTATGAAGTTGAAAAACAGTAATTCTATAATAAATAAAGAAGAAGTAAATTTAAATAGTTTAGTGAAAAATTCTGTAATAGATATATTTAATGATCATAGATATTCTGACAGAGATATAGAATTTATAGATAGTGAAAAAGTAATAAAGAAAAATTTAGATAAGACATTAATTAAAAGAGTTATAAATAACCTTATATACAATGCACTTGTACATAATAATGAAGATATAAGTATAAGTGTTAAAGTTTTTGAAGATGAAAAAGCACATATAATAATAAAAGACAATGGAAAAGGTATAAATGAAGATGAGTTAAAATATATCTTTGAAAGATATTATAGAGGAACAAATACTGGAGAGGCTCATAAAGGATCAGGTCTTGGGATGGCAATAGCAAAAGAAATAATAGTAGCACATGGTGGAGATATACAAATAAGAAGTGAACTTTCAAAAGGAACTGAAATAGAAATCACTTTATAACTTTGATTTTAAGGATAAAATATATAATAACGACTTGTCTACAAAGAAAGTTCTTTAAATTAATTAAATAAGTAGAATAAAACATTTGATTCGTACATTACTTAAAAATATAGGAGTATAAGTAAACTTACTTATACTCCTATATTTTTTTTATAAACGTTGTTAATTAAGCATATAACCAATGTAGTGTCTTAGGTAAATTTAATTTTTATGCATTTCTATACTTTAAAAAACCATTTAAAAACTTTAATGCAAATATTAATGGAACACCTACAGATAAAATAAATCCATATAATTTAAACATAGAGTTGGCTACCATAATATTTAAAATGCCTGAAATAATAAACCATAATCCACATTTTGTCACAATATCAATGGCAAAATCACTTTTTAGATAATTTATAAATACATTGCTATTTTTATCATTAGTAACTTTATTTTTAAAATATCCAATAGATTTAATTATTACTATTCCTAATACGATTAAAAAAATATTCATTATGTTCTCCTAGAAGTTATTATATTTATATGTACTATGATTTTTACATAGATAAATTACTGTTAATTATTATAAAACCCTTTATATATTTTACTATTAGTGTTATTAGTAGTCAATTATATAATAATTATTAAATAAGGTTATTTATATTTTTGAAAAATATACTTATAAAGAATAATAGCAATTATTAAGTAGATACTAAATTTAATAATAATAATATATTTAGAGGAGGTAAAAATGAAAAAAGTTTTTGTGTCAACTCTTGTTTTTTTATTAATTTTCACAAATGTATCTTTTGCAAATACTATTAGCCTTAAAGACTCCATTAAAGATATTGAAATGGTTAGCAATAGGATGTATATAATTATTAAACAAATAACTGGAGATGACACTCTTGACGTATATGAACTTAATCGGGATATAAAGTTTTGTGAGTCCATATTAAGTACACGCGCTAAAAAAATATCAGATGCATATTCTAATAAATCTAGTATAGAGGTTGGAAGAATTTACTCAGCTTTATTATATACAATATCTTTGTATCAATTGAGTTTAACTAGCATAACAATGTATATACGTGATGATAGTAAGGCTAATCATTTTATTGAAGCATGTTCAAGTTATCAACAGGGAAATAGTTCTTTAGAGAATATTAAATTAAAGAACCTAGAAACTCAAAATAGACAAGAAGAATCTAAAAAAGAAAAATCTACATGTCATTAAAATTTTAATAACATCATTATGATAATATACGGTATAAAATTATGATACTAAGATAAAAAGAGTGTAAATAAATTTGTTTTATACAAATTCACTTACACTCTTTTGGTTTATATTAAATTATTTTGATAGGTACCAACCTAGTATATATAATATATAAATATGGGTTGGATAAAATATATAGAAGAAGTTTTTATAACCTTTACCTTTTTTACCATGTAATTTTTATTCGTGTACCATTTAACCCTTTTTTTATAGAATTTAAATTTTCCAAATAATCATCTCCTCTTCGATTTGTTTACTAACCTATTATACAGTCCTTAAAAAATTAAATATTTAAACTAATCTTATATAAAGCTTAAATAAACCTTAAATAAATTTAGGATAATTTAATTTAAGCTAAAATTTATTTGTTAAGGATTATTTAAGATTAAGTTAAGTTGTAGTTTATATACTTAAAAAAGTTTTTGCCGTATAATAACAACATAAACAACACAAGGAGGGAAGTAAAATGAAATCAAGATTTGAAGGTAATTTATTAGGACTTATAGGAGTAAATATATTAGCATGGTTAATAACATTTGTTACACTAGGAATAGCTACACCATGGGCTATGTGTATAAAATATAGATGGGAAGCTGAAAATACCGTAATAGAAGGAAGAAGATTAAACTTTATAGGTAGCGGTTCTAGTTTATTTATGAACTATATTAAATGGTGGGTATTAACAATAATAACTTTTGGAATATACGGACTTTGGTTATATATAAAATTATTACAATGGAAAACTGAAAATACAGTATTTGAGAATTAATAAAAGCTATACTAAAAATGAAGCAAGTAGTCATTTTTAGTATGGCTTTTTATATTTAAATTTGTAAATATCTTATTAGCATAAATGTTTATAAATTTAAATATAAAATATTTGTAAATAATAATTAGGAGTGATAAGAATGGTAAAAACGAAGAATATTATAACTGATTATGTTTGAATTCTAAATATTTTTTATCTGATTTGCACCAAATTGTATGAAAAATTCTGAAAATGATGTATAATGAATTTAGGGCGATTAAATTATGCATTTAAAGAAGGGGGGTATTTTATGATAAACTTAATGATAATTAGTGCTTTAGTATTATTGGTTTGTATAACCTCAAGCAAAATATTCTACAAATTTGGTGTTCCAATATTGCTAGTATTCATAATACTAGGAATGCTATTTGGTTCTGATGGAGTTGTAGGAATATATTTTGATAACTATGAACTTACGAAACAGTTATGTTCTATTGGTTTAGTATTTATAATGTTTTATGGGGGGTATGGTACTAACTGGAATATGGCAAAACCAGTAGCTATATCATCTATACTATTATCTACAGTAGGTGTAGTTATAACAGCAGGATTAACTGGGTTATTTTGTATATTAGTTTTTAATACGAGTGTTTTAGAAGGATTACTTATCGGGTCTATAGTAGCATCAACAGATGCTGCATCAGTTTTCGCAATACTGCGTTCTCAGAAATTAAATCTAAAAGGATCTATTGCATCAATATTAGAAATAGAAAGTGGGAGTAATGACCCTTTTGCATATATGATGACAATAATAATCCTAGGTCTTATGGGAAATATTGATTCTAGTAGTATACTACCAATGTTATTAACTCAAGTAGTAGTAGGTATACTTAGTGCAGTTATATTAGCAAAATTAACTGTATATTTACTAAGAAATTTAAACTTTGAAATCGAAGGATTTTACCCGATTTTTGTGACGGCTATTGCTATACTTTCATACTCTTTAAGTGAATACTTAGGAGGAAATGGATACTTAAGTGTTTATATGGCTGGTATAATAATAGGAAATAGTAAAATACCTCATAAGAAAAGTATATTCCAGTTCTTTGATGGTATATCATGGATAATGCAAATAATGTTATTCTTCTTATTAGGATTATTAGCATTCCCATCTCAAATACCTGGAGTAATGATAAAAAGTACACTTATATCAATATTTATGATAGTAATAGCAAGGCCTATTGCTACATTTAGTATATTAAGTTGGTTTAAAATACCAGTAAAGCAACAGATATTTATATCTTGGGTAGGATTAAGAGGAGCTGCATCTATAGTATTTGCTATATTCGCGGTAACTTATGGAGTACCAATAGAAAATGATATATTCCATATAATATTCTTTATAGCATTATTCTCAGTATCAGTGCAAGGAACACTTTTACCAATGATGGCAAGAAAGTTAGATTTAATTGATGATAACTCATCAATATTAAAAACATTTAATGACTATACAGAAGATAAGAGTACAAAGTTAATAGAAGTTTCAGTTACTGAAGATTGTCGTCTAGTAAATAAATCTATAATGGATGCTGATATACCAGAAGATATCCTTATAGTAATGATAAAAAGAAATGGAGATGTACTAGTACCAAATGGTTCAACTGTAATGTTACTAGGGGATGTTCTTGTTATAACTGGAAATAATTTTGATATTTTAGATAATTATTTTGATCATAAGGTCAATAAATATCAAGAAGGAAAGAGTACAAAGTTAATGGAAATTTCAATACCCTTAGATAGTAAGATAACAAATAAGTCTATAAAAAATATAGATATATCAAAAGATATTCTTATAGTAATGATAAAAAGAAATGGAAATATAATAATACCAAATGGGTCAACTGTAATACGTCCGGAAGATGTGTTAGTTATAACTGGTAATAATTTAGATGAACTAGAGAATTTAAGTGAAATATAATTTTATATAAATTTTAAATAGGCTGCTCAAAATATTTGAGTAGTTTATTTTTATATGCTATAAATTTTTATTATATAAATTATTAATGTAACAGATAAAACTTTAGTAAATTGAAGTTTGTATAGAAAATTGAACAAAGAATCAGTGTTGACTTTGACAAATAAAAAATAACATTAAATAAAGATTATATATTAAATGAAATAGAATCAAAATACAGAAAAGTGGAAATATATATAATATAACTAGGCCAATAAATATATAATAAATATTTAACTAAAGTGCATGGAAATATAGTTCAAGGTACATATGCATTTATATCAGCAATATTACTTGCAATAGTATATCTACATTATGAATCTATTTTTGCATGTATTATAGTACATATGACAAGTAATTTATTGGGAATATCAGTGAACGTTTTTTTAGTATCAAAAATTAATAATGAAATTATAAGTATTATTTTATTTGCAATAATGGGGATAGTTTGCACGACTATACCAGCAATTAAAATGATTAAAGAATATAAAGCTAAAAAAGATGAAAAAATTAGTATTTAATAATATAGGGTGTAAAAAACATAAGTGTCTAAATTTATAAAGTAAAGACACTTGTATTTTTTATTTAATTTAGCATAGATTGTTCATCAATTTTATTCGTTAAATTGGAATTTATCTATTTTCTATTATTCATATTTTATTAAAATTATTCATTACTTAACTTTTTCTAATTTATCAAAAAATATTGAAATCTCGCCACAATTTGGACAAACACTAGCCTTTACCTTACCCTTTGTATCTGAAAAAACTCCACTTCCTTTTCCAAGCACTACTGATGCGTATGCTGTAAAATTTTCAGTCTTTAACATATAATCTTCAACCATAACTTCATCACATCTTAAACACTTTCTCATACTATCTCTCCCCCTTAAAGTATTTATAATATATAAATAGTTGTTAATTTGATTATATCAGAAAATCTAATTTAATGTATGTCCTCTAAAACAGATGGTTTTGTGAGCACTAAGATAACAAAAAACCTATCCTATAAATTCTTATTTATACGAATTTCCATTCATATCTCCTTTTAGTTTATGGTACATTAATTGGCTGTTGTAATTTTTCTAAAATGATATTTGGTGGAAAGAATCTTTTTTATTTATTATAATTTAAATCGACATATTATAGTGATACATCACTAAAAACAAATATAATACAAACTTCGACATTAATTTTAAATGAAATAATATATGATAATAGTTGTATAAAAATATAGCTGAGATTAAGTAACTGAGTGGGAGCTACTATTTTATAGATATAATGACTTCATTAGTTGATTAAAATAAATATGAAATTGGGTGAGAAAATGATAAATGTACTTATGATAGAAGATGATAGTGCAATATCTTTTGCAGTAAAGTATGCACTAGAGAAAGAAGGATTTAACATTGATATATGCAATGATTTAGAGAAAAGCAGAAACAGTATTAAGGATAAAAAGTATAATATAATTCTTTTAGATGTAATGTTACCAGATGGAAATGGTTATGATTTTTGTAGAGAAATTAGAGAAGTTCAAGACACTCCTATAATATTTTTAAGTGCTTGTGATGAAGAAGTGAATGTAGTTATGGGGCTAGATATTGGAGGAGATGATTATATAACCAAACCTTTTAGAGTTAGAGAACTTATCTCTAGAATAAATGCAGTACTTAGAAGAAAAGGCAGTAGTAATGAAAATAAAAAAGTAATTAAATTTAAAGACTTAACTATAAATACTTTAGAAGCTAGAGTTTACAAAGGTGAAGAGGAAATTTTGTTAACATCTGTTGAGTACAAGCTATTATTAATATTAATTAAAAATAATAATGTGGTATTAAGTAGAACTAAAATACTAGAAAAATTATGGGACGTTACTTGTGATTTTGTAAATGATAATACCCTTACAGTTTATATAAAAAGGCTTAGAGAAAAAATAGAAGATGATTCAAGCCACCCAAAATACATACTTACAGTAAGGGGATTAGGATATAAGTGGAACGGAAGTGAAAATAGTGTTTCTATCTAATGCTGAAATAAAAAGTTTTATAAAAGATTACACTATATTATTTATGATTACTGTAATGCTTTGTGTAGGAGTTAGCTTTATAAGTGTAAACATAATAAAAAATAAGGTAGTAGAAAATAATCAAGCTATAATAGGATCTATACTTTCAAAGCATCCCAACTTAGAAAGTAATATAGTAGGCATTGTAACTCAAGGGAAATCAAAAGATGATATAAGTTTAGGTAAAGAAATACTAAAAAAATATAGCTATGATAAAAATATAAGATTAAATAATGAGCCAATTATAAGAGATAGTATAAAGAAAGTATTTAGTATAAATTTATTATCTATATTTGTGCTATTTATTTTTATTTTAATGTTAGTTATGCACTATTTTAAGATTATATACAGTGATATAAAAGACATGACTGAATATGTATATTATAGTTCAGAGGGCAAAAAATTTGAAATGAAAAATAAAAATCAGGAAGGTCAAATCGGACTTCTTAAAACGGAACTTTTGAAAATGACTAATATACTTAAAGAAAAAGTAGAACTTTTAAGTAAAGAAAAGATATTTTTAAATGACACTATCTCTGATATTTCACATCAGTTAAAAACGCCTATGACATCACTTATGATACTTAATGATTTAATGTATGATGATATAGCAAAAGAAACCAAAATAGAGTTTTTAGAAAAGATAAAATCTCAATTAAATAGAATGGAATGGTTGATAAAGAGCATGCTAAAGCTTTCAAAAGTAGAAGCTAAAGTAATAAATTTTAAAAATGAGAAAGTAAATGTTTTAGAACTTATAAAAATGTCTATTCAACCAAGTTTAGTTCCAATAGAACTTAAAAATATAGATGTCAGTATAAATGGTGATAGTGAAGCTATATTTTTAGGAGACATGAATTGGTCTATAGAAGCTTTAGTCAATATAATTAAAAATTGTGTAGAACATACTTTTTCTAATGGAAGTTTAGATATTAGCTATGAAGAAAATTCTTTATACACAGAAATTGTAATAAAAGATAGTGGAGAAGGTATAGATAAAAAGGATTTACCTCATATATTTAAAAGATTTTATAAAGGAAAAAGTAGTTCAAAAGAAGATAGCGTAGGTATTGGACTAGCTATGGCAAAGTCTATAATTGAAGGACAAAAGGGTGATATTTATGTCAAAAGTGAAAAAAACAAAGGAACTCAGTTTAATATAATATTCCATAAAATCTAAGTGACTAATTTGTAATATTTAATTCACTTTAAAGTAATTTTATATCTTTAAAATTAAGTTAAGAAATTAAAAGTAGCATAAATATGATGAACTAAATAAGGTGAAATTTACAAAATGAGGAGTAAAGGTTATATGGAAATTTTAAAAGTTGAAAATTTAACAAAGAGTTATGGCACGGGAGAAGCAAAAGTAGATGCCTTAAAAAATATTAATTTATCAATAAATAAAGGGGAATTTGTTGCAATAGTAGGACCTAGTGGAAGTGGTAAAAGTACGCTACTTCATTTATTAGGTGGAGTTGATAAACCAACGAGTGGAAATGTATTTATAAATGATGTAGATATATATAACTTAAAAGAAAAAGACTTATCTATATTTAGAAGAAGAAATATAGGAATTATATATCAATTTTATAATTTGATACCAGTACTTAGTGTAAAGGAAAATATATTATTACCAGCAGAACTTGACAATAGAAAAATAGAAAAAGCGTATTTAAATGATTTATTAAAAACTTTAGGATTGAAAGAAAGAGAAAATCACCTTCCAAATGAATTAAGTGGAGGACAACAACAAAGAACTTCTATAGGTAGATCGCTTATAAATAGACCAGCAATAGTTCTAGCAGATGAACCAACAGGAAATTTAGATAGCAAAAACTCTAAGGAAGTGATTGAGCTTTTAAAGTTATCAGTAAAAAAATACAATCAAACTTTAATAATGATAACTCATGATAACAATATTGCCTTACAAGCAGATAGAGTGATATCCATAGAAGATGGAATGATTACAGCTAATGAGGTGATATAGATGAACTTATATTACAGCTTAACTTTAAGATATTTAAAACAAAATAAGAAAAGAACAATAGTTACAATAATAGGAATAATATTATCTACATCTTTGATTTGTGGGATAGGTAATATGGTTGAAAGTGTTATAGATTATCAGACTAGGGAAGCAATAGCTGATATGGGAGATTATCATGCTAT
Above is a genomic segment from Romboutsia lituseburensis containing:
- a CDS encoding sensor histidine kinase; translated protein: MKIVFLSNAEIKSFIKDYTILFMITVMLCVGVSFISVNIIKNKVVENNQAIIGSILSKHPNLESNIVGIVTQGKSKDDISLGKEILKKYSYDKNIRLNNEPIIRDSIKKVFSINLLSIFVLFIFILMLVMHYFKIIYSDIKDMTEYVYYSSEGKKFEMKNKNQEGQIGLLKTELLKMTNILKEKVELLSKEKIFLNDTISDISHQLKTPMTSLMILNDLMYDDIAKETKIEFLEKIKSQLNRMEWLIKSMLKLSKVEAKVINFKNEKVNVLELIKMSIQPSLVPIELKNIDVSINGDSEAIFLGDMNWSIEALVNIIKNCVEHTFSNGSLDISYEENSLYTEIVIKDSGEGIDKKDLPHIFKRFYKGKSSSKEDSVGIGLAMAKSIIEGQKGDIYVKSEKNKGTQFNIIFHKI
- a CDS encoding ABC transporter ATP-binding protein; protein product: MEILKVENLTKSYGTGEAKVDALKNINLSINKGEFVAIVGPSGSGKSTLLHLLGGVDKPTSGNVFINDVDIYNLKEKDLSIFRRRNIGIIYQFYNLIPVLSVKENILLPAELDNRKIEKAYLNDLLKTLGLKERENHLPNELSGGQQQRTSIGRSLINRPAIVLADEPTGNLDSKNSKEVIELLKLSVKKYNQTLIMITHDNNIALQADRVISIEDGMITANEVI